The genomic DNA GGTATGCGCCAATGGCCCCATCCAGGTCACCTGATTGCTGCAGCGCGATCCCCAGATTGGCATAAACGATCGCGTCATCGGGCTTCAGGCGAAGCGTCTCCTGGTACGACACGATGGCGCCTGGCAGATCATCCTTGGCCTGCAATGCGATCGCAAGTCGCAGATGCGCTTCTGCATGGTCCGGTTGGAGTCGGATCGTCATGTGATACAGCGCGATGGCCGCGGTTGCGTCTCCCTTTGCCATGAGCGCATTGCCGAGGTTGAGTCCATACCTGGCTGCCAGTGGACCGGATTGGAGACGCAATGCGGTTCGGTAGGCGGTGATCGAACCATCCAGATCGCCTTTCGCCTGCAGGGAGATGCCCAGATTATTATGTGGCACCGGATTGTTTGGTTTGAGACGAATAGCCTCTTGGTAGGCGGCGATCGCTCCGTCAGAGTCGCCCTTGTTCTTTAGGGCGACGCCCAGGTTGTTCTGCACCATCCAAAGATCAGGCTCCAGGCGGATCGCCTCGCGATATTCTCGAATGGCGCCGTCGGGGTCGTCGGTGGCGTCGAGCGCCCTCCCGAGACTGCCGTGCGCCATGGCATGGTCCGGCTGAAGAGCAAGGGTCGCGCGATATTCCACCATCGCCGCCTCGACATCATCTTGTGAGGCAAGCGCCAATCCGAGCCCATGATGAGCTTCGGCAAAGTCGGGGTGGCGCCGAAGGGCCTCTTTGTACTCCAGGATCGC from Nitrospirota bacterium includes the following:
- a CDS encoding tetratricopeptide repeat protein, coding for MAGELAPVEAASHHNLAVALYAKGEQTAAILEYKEALRRHPDFAEAHHGLGLALASQDDVEAAMVEYRATLALQPDHAMAHGSLGRALDATDDPDGAIREYREAIRLEPDLWMVQNNLGVALKNKGDSDGAIAAYQEAIRLKPNNPVPHNNLGISLQAKGDLDGSITAYRTALRLQSGPLAARYGLNLGNALMAKGDATAAIALYHMTIRLQPDHAEAHLRLAIALQAKDDLPGAIVSYQETLRLKPDDAIVYANLGIALQQSGDLDGAIGAYRRAIQLQADLAAVHYNLGNSSVVAGRRQEAEQAFQEFLRLTPETPDNRGEIARARARLNDLSR